From the Drosophila simulans strain w501 chromosome 2L, Prin_Dsim_3.1, whole genome shotgun sequence genome, the window ATTCTCTGATTTCAGGACTCGGGCACTGGAACACCGGTTACAATGCGCGTCGATGCCAAGGGCTTCTTCCTCTACTGGGTCGACCAGAACAACGAGCTGGATATCCTTGATATAGCCACCATACGCGACGTTCGCACAGGACAGTACGCAAAGCGACCAAAGGtgcgtatacttgattttTACTCTTTAGTCGCTCCTTGGGTAGCTGGTTCTGGGGGTTTGTCAATAGAGTCAATGCCAGCTGGGAGGGAGCGTTCTTCGTTGAATTTACCGTCGTTGTCATAATGGGCTTTACTTCGCAGGATTCTCCTCCCTTCTTCCTTGAGCAGCAGCATTTACCGCAGCAACCGCAAACTTctgaaatgcgaaaataaaaaaaaaaagaaataactcTCTGTTTTAAGCACGTAAATTAAGCATGCAGGGGGGTTTTTTGTGTGATTTCCAGGGTACCGTTATATGATCAGGTGAAGATTGCTTTAATAACGCTAGCGCATGTAATTACTTTTTCATCATTTCGCGATGCACACAGAAGACACTCAACAAAATTTATAATACCGTAGTAAAGTGTGAATTAATCTTTTGGGCAATACATCGGTAAATGTTTCTCACTGCTACCTGGCCTTATTGGAAAGCCAATTACTGGGTCAGGTATGTGAAGCTATTTTCAGAGGAAGCACGGGTGAGCCGGCCCAATTCCCCGTTTGGATTTCCTAGCCAAGTCACGTGCGCCGGGCCCGGAATCGGAATAGGAATCAGTATCCCCATTGTGATGTGTGCGTTTGGCAAGAGTTTTCCATAGTTAGTTGCGCCTTCACGGCTGTCACGCTTTTTCTGGCTTAacacaattttccatttattgttGTGTGGACTCGGAATACCTCTTTTTTCCACGACgctaatacatacatatatcctggCAATGAGAAGGCAAGATGGCTCGACTCCTGCTTTTGAGCCATTGACCAGCTTTCCATGTAAGCAACTTGGCCCTGAAGCCGTCATTTGAAACTTTCGCTAGCCCATCTGAACAATTCGCGGCACATTATGAAATTAAAGTCCTAAAAACGCTGCTCCTCTTTTTTCTGGGTCCCAGCCATTAGGGCAATTATTCCAATGGGGAAATCCTTGGGCGTCAGCGCCGCTTTTTCTCCATGTATAAATCATGTTGGTCCTCCTAGGGCAACGCCCACCGCCCGCGGCCCCGATAatagttgcagttgttgctgtggaGAGCGGCAGGCCCAAGGCCAAAGGCAAATGAGTTTGGTTTTCCTTTCAGTTTGCCCGAGGCAAACTAACAGCGCCGGAAAAGTTGGGAAATGAAAGCGGTCTTTGAGGGACCGGAGGAATTTGGACAATGAATGTTGACAACACTCTACCAACCTAACCGCTATATAAAGCGTGAATACAAAATAGGCCAGTTCTGTAGGTTAAACTATCTGGTTTAAGATGCAGTCATTACGGATAGATGAATATATCATATGGTTGAGTAACAATTTAATCATACACATTTAGGCCACATAAATGTTAAGGAAACTTGTGTTGTTGCCAACGAAACAGCTTTATCAGAATTAATGAGAAAAGCTGTCTTCCTCGAAACGAAAAACCCTTTGGCAAGGAATCATTCATTAATTACACACACGAGTTGGTGGGCGCTGACCACGCccaacacacactcgcaggcCCATGTGTGATTAACAGAAAGCATAGCATACATTCAAGAGCAGAGAACCCGCCCTCGCTGTGTGTCTTAATGAATTGAGTACAAGTCCAGGGCTCAGCTTGGGATTCGAGTTTATTTAAAGGACGCAATTAAGATCGCTTTAAATCACAATACCGTAATGACACTAAAACTTAAGCACTAGTTATAAATGCGGACTCGGACTCGTTAGACATCACCAAAACACAGTCGAAGCGGGGTCATCTGCAGTGACCATCACTTATTGTCAGGCTGTTGCACAGCCTTGCTAAAAGTGCGTCCAGATCGTTGGAGAGTTTGACATCGCCTTGTCGATTTCTTCTCCGCAGGATCTGCTGCAAGCTTCGCACGGCCTGGACTCTGGCGAAATGAGTTTGCATTCGGGGATTGCTACAGAACTGGTTGTTGCACTGGATTGGGTCACACTTATGGTGCGGGCTCGGGTATTCGTGGTCCTTGCACTCCATGTATTCCCGGTGGCGCATTTGGCGGAGGTAATCGCGCACCTGGCGCTCTCGATCCCGCCGGCGCATCTCCTTGATCAGCGGAGTGTCCTCTTCTTTTGGCGGACAACAGATCTCGCAGGGGCAGTCCTTTTCACTCCGGCCATCCTTGGTATTCTTATCCTCACCTTTACctttcgctttcttttttcctttgcCCTTTTTATTCGTGCCTTTCTCCTTACCTTTGCCCTTGTCCTTGTCTTTTTCCTGGTTTTCATCTATTTTACCACTTTTCCTGTCAGATTGGTTTTTGTCTTTTTCCCTATTGTCTTCGCTATCAGGACCACCGTCGCCATCACCACGGTGACTTTCTTCGGTCGCGTGAGTAGTATCTTTACTTTGGGGAGTTTTTTTACCTGAATGACCGTCTTCAGAGGATCTAAAGTTTTGATCTTTAGTCTTTTTTTCCTTGCCTTTGTCTTTgtctttttcttttacttcGTTCTGTTTTCCCGGTTTTTTCTCCCCTCCATCTTTTTCAGATCCCTTGTTACCTTCGCCATCACCCTTTTCGTGCTTGCCCTTATCGTTCTTTCCTCCTTTTTCACCGTCACCGTCTCCGATACCTTCATTTTCATTGTCACCATCACCCTTTTTAGCTTTGTCTTTTACCTTGTCTTTGTCAATGTCCTTGTCTTTGTCTTTGTCAAGGACCTCGTCTTTGTCAATGTCCATGTCTTTATCCCTACCCTTGTCCTTATCAGCGGTCGACTTACCATCTCCTCCGGCGCCATCCGGAACGAACTCGCTGCAACCCTGGGCAGGTGGATCTTTGGGATCCCTGCAGCACTTCTCCAGCGCTTCGCAGAGATCATTCTTTCCATTCGGGTCTTGAACAAAACAAGTTACCAGCGATTTGTACAGTTCATCGTAGTTGCGGGGCTCCGGTTGCTTTAAGGCCTTTTGGTTTGCAATCTCGCGTTGGAAGGCCTCGTTGTAGGGCCGGGGATCCATCTTGTACTTGGCCCACTCGTAATCGGTGCACTTGCTCTCTGCCTCGCCGCATTTCGGGGGGCAGTACCAATGCTTACGTCTGAGGCCATGTTTGGGAGGCTTTTCCGGTTTCGCCATGTCCATCGCCTGTTCTATGCTGATCGCTGGATAGACGGCGCTATCTTCAAAGGGATTGCTCGGATCCGCTGGCTGAGGACAGTGAAGCCAGGTGAAGACGTTGTTCGACTTCAGTTGGCGTTTTATGTTTGGCATCCTGTCGAGCTTGGCCTTCAGACATCTTCGATTTAGAACAAAAGCGCCAGGCTGGGGGGGCTTCTTCTGAAGTTGCCATTTAGGCTTTATGTTTGACTTCTTTGGCGGCTTAGGCGCAAGACTAGCCGCCTTTAGACTCTTTTTCAAAGCGCGGTCATAGAGGACGGCCTGTGGAGACGGGTACTGCGATTTAACGCCATACCACACCAAGGATTCCTTTTGGGGACTGTGGTTCCACACGGTCAGCACATCTTCCTTGACGTATTCTTTGCATTTGTTGGCCTCCATGGCATCTTCAACGTATTTCAGAGTCTTGGCATTGTCGCATTTGGATATAGGCGGTAGAATGCTGGGGTATGTTTCCTCTAGGTGCGGCTTATGGGTCTTGCAGTTGCGCCACCGCATCCACTGGTACAGGGCAAGTGGTTTCTCCAAATAGGTGTTTAGCGGGTCGGGTTCCTGGCACACAGAGAGCTCTTGAAAGCTCTGACCTGCCAAGGACCTCTTAGATCCTCGGTGCTCCGCAGCCCGTGTGCGCATCATTGCGGTATCGTCTTATTTCCTGAGCTGGAAGTGTTTATTTGATTCGGGTCCAATATTGTTTAATGGTTGAATACTAGCTCAATCTGGGAACCAAAATAAAACAggcttattttaaaatttaggTGTTGTTTGCTGAGCACATGATAAAATACTGAAAAAGGCTTACTAAAAATATAAGCATATCCCTTTGAAAGGGCTTTCAGAGCCGCCTTAGGAACTTGCATTTCCTAAACGTATAATAATGAAACAAGGTTTCGAAATGCTTTTTAAGGGAATATTTATTACTCAATTgtcaaattttgaaaaatacactaaaaagccaaaacacaGTTCTCAGAAGCACTTGCACATACGGTTGGCGATTCGCTGCCGGAGATCATCGAGGTTGAATATAAGCTCGTTGTTTACGATCCTATGACGTTCCTTTCCAAGGAGCCGCTGCAAGTGTTGAAGAGCTCCCAAGCACTCACAGTACTCGGATATCTTGGGATTTAGACAGAAGCAGTTGTCGCAGCTGATAGGATCTACCTTGTGCTGGGGGACCAGTGGCTTTTCACCAGTGCACTCCATGTACGCCCGGTGCCGCATCCGCCGAAGGTATTCTCTCTTTTCGCGAAGTTTATCCTCGGCCATAATCGATTGCATCTTCGGGGAAATTGGAATCTTCGTGCCATAGAGGCAGTCGCAAATTGTGCACGCGCAGCCCACTGGAGGACAAGGTGGGCAGGCCTCTTTAACTTCCTTCTCGTCAGCCTTCTGGGGCTTTTCGTCGCCTGTTTTCCCTTTTGGTTTCTTGCTCGCCGGCTTCTTGTTATGCGGCTTCGTACTTGACGGTTGTGTCGGCTTGTCTTCCACTCCATCTTTAGCTGAAGGATCTCCTTCCTGCTTGATAATATCTCCCTGATTCGATATTTTGCCTGAACCCCTGGAAACAAAGGAGGATAAGTCGGGATTGGACGTATCGGTTGTGTTTTCGATCGGCGGCTTCGGTTGCTTGCCAGGATGTTTGGGCTTCATATGTTCCTGATCAGGATCAgctacatttttcttttttttgttatgaTCCGTATCGTTATTTTTATCCTCTTTGCTCTTGCCTTTAtcctttgctttatttttgcccTTATCCTCGTCTGTGTCCTTGCCTTTATCAGTGTCCGcatccttgtccttgtccttcACTTTATCCTTGTCCTCCACTTTATCCTtgcccttttccttttccttttctttgtCCTCCTTATTCTTCTCATTATCTTTCCCCGTGTTCTTACTTTTATCGGTTTCCTTATCTTTTTCAGTATCTTCAAGATCGCCGCTTTTCTTaaccttttctttttctttttctttgtcCTTGCCCGCCTGAGGTACACCTTCAGGACCAGATACACCAGAGCCCGGTTGGCCATTACCCTCTTCTGTGTTGTGTGCGCCGCCTCCACTGCCAGTGCCCCCTCCTCCGACTCCACATTCATCTTTCGTTTCCTTGATCATATCCGGACAACACTTCGCCATGGCAACACAATCGGGATCTGGTTGAGGTTTTTCCTCAAAGCAGGCTTGGAACCGCTTGTACAGCTCATCATAGTCGTGGGGTTCTCTCTCCAGTTGCACTTTCTGATCCTGGAACCACTTGAAGAATGCTTTGTCATAGGGTTGCGGGTTCAATTTGTACCGTGCCCACTCAAAGACAGTGCACTTGTTTTCCGGCTCACCACACTTTGAAGGGCAGTACCAGTGCTTACGTCGCAATCCGTGCTTTGGAGGTATCTCCGGCTTCGCCATATCCAAAGCTTCTCTAAGACTAATGATTTGATTAGTTGCCGCCTCCACTCCCAGAGGGTCCATTGGATCTTCACGCTTCTCGCAGAATAGCGTACTAAAAGCCTCCTTGGGATTAAGTTTCTGGCGGGCAATGGGCATTCGTTGTAGCTCCTCCTTAAGGGTCTGCTGGTTGAGGATATAGGGCTGACACAGGGAAACGGGCTGTGGCGGTCTTTTTGGCTCTGGTGGAACCGGTGGCTTTGGAACTGGTCTCCTGGAGCCGTTTGCATGTTTTAAACTGGTTGTCAAAGTCCTGTTGAATTTAACAGCCTCTGGTAATTTAAGTCCATCGGCCACTCCATAGAACTTGAGATTGCTCTTGTGCGGGCTCAATTGCCAGATCCTGACGGCGTCCTGTCCCTTAGTACTGGGATCCAAACAGCCTCCCTGATCGACAGACTCCGACAGATAGTTCCTGGTTTGGTCGTTACTGCATTTGGATACTGGAGGTCGAATGCTGGCATACCGCTCCCATTGCATGACTTTTTCTGTTTTGCAATTCCTTTGTCGCATTAACTCGTATGGTGTGTGGATAATATCAGTGTCCAGAGTCCCGATATCACAGGTGCGTATGGTTCGCATATTGTGCGATGCACGGCGAGAGTCCATCGACTGCTTGTTGCTCATACTTTAACAATTAGCGACTAAGGAATTAGCTAGATTAGCTGGTATTTGAATTTAGAGATCTTGACTTATTTTATCCTTAGtaacaaattttgtaaatcTAAATAAAAGGATTTTCCCCATCTGTTTCTGATCAGTGCCTTCCAGCATTAGACAAAATCAGCTGACATATAGAGCGTGGAGTACTAACTATACAGCAAAAGGGTTCTTGATAAGCCAAAACctatgttttcgttttttgtttctacgaaagaaaataaatcaacaaatgattcgttttcataatttttaagaaGTGTCATTTGGGCagagttttattttattagcacCTCGAAAATCAATAACTGTGTTTGAGCTGACTAAAATTATCACGAACATCCTGCGCCCCGACCCTGTCCTTTGGACATAATGAGCTttcttaaaattcaaatttctgGCAGAGCCAAAAGGATTAGCAGCCAAGGGAGCCGTAGGATTGGGAGGCACTCAGTGGGCGGCGAACTGCGCGTGAGTGCTGAGCGCGAAGCGTGAGAAGCAATTAAGATAATCGCCGTAGTCATTTCCGCTTTACGCTTCGCACGGTGCCGGCAAATCGCGGACAGAGACCTGTAGAAATAAGCTGAAGAGCCGGCGACGGGAGCTCCGTTCGCGAAAGTCATTTACATTATTCAGAGCGACAAATTTGCCGGAATTAGTTTTTAGTTAAAAGCAAATCATGACGCTGGCAGATAAGCGTAACCTGCAGCCAAGCGGGGTACTCCCCGTCCGCTTTCCCGTCGTTGGTAAGTTTGCGTTTATCACCGCCAAACGATGCCTTTATTCCCTTCAGGAGGAATCGCCTCTTAATATCATTTAATAATGACGTATGTGACAGACATATTCCAAGCTTATTCGATCGATGTGAAAGCACACAAGATAGCACGGCTACGCCACGATGGGGTCCCACTGCAAACTGCCTGCCGATAAGGTCACCCTGGCCACCCGGGCAGCTCTAACGCCGGAAGCACTGCAGGAGGAGAGCCAAATAAACGCTGCCCCAAGACATGGTGGCCACAAAGTTAATGCCCGATTCATGCTCTGGCTTCCGCTTCAAGCACTTCGGCGCTGCCGTCCCAAAGTCTGTCCTCCTGTGTTGCAGTCAACTGACCGATGTCCAATG encodes:
- the LOC27206533 gene encoding uncharacterized protein LOC27206533 encodes the protein MMRTRAAEHRGSKRSLAGQSFQELSVCQEPDPLNTYLEKPLALYQWMRWRNCKTHKPHLEETYPSILPPISKCDNAKTLKYVEDAMEANKCKEYVKEDVLTVWNHSPQKESLVWYGVKSQYPSPQAVLYDRALKKSLKAASLAPKPPKKSNIKPKWQLQKKPPQPGAFVLNRRCLKAKLDRMPNIKRQLKSNNVFTWLHCPQPADPSNPFEDSAVYPAISIEQAMDMAKPEKPPKHGLRRKHWYCPPKCGEAESKCTDYEWAKYKMDPRPYNEAFQREIANQKALKQPEPRNYDELYKSLVTCFVQDPNGKNDLCEALEKCCRDPKDPPAQGCSEFVPDGAGGDGKSTADKDKGRDKDMDIDKDEVLDKDKDKDIDKDKVKDKAKKGDGDNENEGIGDGDGEKGGKNDKGKHEKGDGEGNKGSEKDGGEKKPGKQNEVKEKDKDKGKEKKTKDQNFRSSEDGHSGKKTPQSKDTTHATEESHRGDGDGGPDSEDNREKDKNQSDRKSGKIDENQEKDKDKGKGKEKGTNKKGKGKKKAKGKGEDKNTKDGRSEKDCPCEICCPPKEEDTPLIKEMRRRDRERQVRDYLRQMRHREYMECKDHEYPSPHHKCDPIQCNNQFCSNPRMQTHFARVQAVRSLQQILRRRNRQGDVKLSNDLDALLARLCNSLTISDGHCR
- the LOC6730447 gene encoding mediator of RNA polymerase II transcription subunit 1.1, producing MSNKQSMDSRRASHNMRTIRTCDIGTLDTDIIHTPYELMRQRNCKTEKVMQWERYASIRPPVSKCSNDQTRNYLSESVDQGGCLDPSTKGQDAVRIWQLSPHKSNLKFYGVADGLKLPEAVKFNRTLTTSLKHANGSRRPVPKPPVPPEPKRPPQPVSLCQPYILNQQTLKEELQRMPIARQKLNPKEAFSTLFCEKREDPMDPLGVEAATNQIISLREALDMAKPEIPPKHGLRRKHWYCPSKCGEPENKCTVFEWARYKLNPQPYDKAFFKWFQDQKVQLEREPHDYDELYKRFQACFEEKPQPDPDCVAMAKCCPDMIKETKDECGVGGGGTGSGGGAHNTEEGNGQPGSGVSGPEGVPQAGKDKEKEKEKVKKSGDLEDTEKDKETDKSKNTGKDNEKNKEDKEKEKEKGKDKVEDKDKVKDKDKDADTDKGKDTDEDKGKNKAKDKGKSKEDKNNDTDHNKKKKNVADPDQEHMKPKHPGKQPKPPIENTTDTSNPDLSSFVSRGSGKISNQGDIIKQEGDPSAKDGVEDKPTQPSSTKPHNKKPASKKPKGKTGDEKPQKADEKEVKEACPPCPPVGCACTICDCLYGTKIPISPKMQSIMAEDKLREKREYLRRMRHRAYMECTGEKPLVPQHKVDPISCDNCFCLNPKISEYCECLGALQHLQRLLGKERHRIVNNELIFNLDDLRQRIANRMCKCF